A part of Apodemus sylvaticus chromosome 19, mApoSyl1.1, whole genome shotgun sequence genomic DNA contains:
- the LOC127669779 gene encoding olfactory receptor 1361-like codes for MNCSQAPGFILLGLSGDPEKWHSFFSLFLGLYLLGLLGNLLLLLAIGADVHLHTPMYFFLSQLSLVDLCFITTTAPKTLESLWTGDGSISFSGCLSQMYFFGVFADMDNLLLAVMAIDRYAAICHPLLYPLLMTPCRCEVLLSGSWGIAHCVSLMYTLLLSQLYFHTNQVIPHFFCDCRPLLLLSCSDTHLNKVLMMASAGVLGISAVLCIVSSYGCIFHAVARIPSAKGKRKALATCSSHLSVVLLFYSTVFATYLKPPSTSHSSGEVVAAVMYTLVTPTLNPFIYSLRNKDVKSSLRRILNMEKSQG; via the coding sequence ATGAACTGCAGTCAGGCTCCTGGCTTTATCCTCTTGGGACTATCTGGGGATCCAGAGAAATGGCATTCTTTCTTTAGCCTCTTCCTAGGTCTCTACCTCCTGGGCCTTTTAGGGAACCTGCTACTTCTGTTAGCTATTGGTGCTGATGTCCACCTCCACACCCCCATGTATTTCTTCCTCAGTCAGCTCTCACTCGTGGATCTTTGCTTCATCACCACCACAGCTCCTAAAACACTGGAGTCTCTGTGGACTGGAGATGGATCAATCTCATTCTCTGGATGCCTGTCTCAGATGTACTTCTTTGGTGTTTTTGCAGATATGGATAACCTGCTTCTGGCAGTCATGGCTATTGACCGCTATGCTGCTATCTGCCACCCACTCCTCTACCCACTTCTCATGACTCCCTGTAGATGTGAGGTTCTGCTCAGTGGGTCATGGGGAATAGCTCATTGTGTTTCTCTGATGTATACATTATTGCTCTCCCAGTTATATTTTCATACCAATCAAGTGATTCCTCATTTTTTCTGTGATTGTAGGCCTCTCTTATTGCTTTCTTGCTCTGACACTCACCTCAACAAGGTCCTGATGATGGCTTCAGCTGGAGTTTTGGGTATCAGTGCAGTTCTCTGCATTGTAAGTTCTTACGGTTGTATTTTTCATGCTGTGGCTAGGATTCCATCAgcaaaggggaaaaggaaagccTTGGCCACATGTAGTTCCCACCTCTCTGTAGTTCTCCTTTTCTATAGCACAGTCTTTGCTACCTATCTGAAGCCACCATCCACTTCTCACTCCTCTGGGGAGGTGGTAGCTGCTGTTATGTATACCCTTGTAACGCCCACTCTGAATCCCTTCATTTATAGTCTGAGAAATAAGGATGTTAAGAGTTCATTGAGAAGGATCCTGAATATGGAGAAGTCTCAGGGGTAA